Proteins encoded within one genomic window of Jiangella mangrovi:
- a CDS encoding ABC transporter substrate-binding protein: protein MRVHRKAGRLVALTAAAGLLVAACGGDDAGESGESGTGGSEDGGGDPKTFIFGSSEDPKTLDASYVSDGESLRVIYQVYETLVALEPGTTNVVPGLAEDWEISPDGLTYTFNLRQGVTFHDGEPFNAEAVCFNFDRWYNFTGPQQSGDVSYYWQTVFGGFATADLESSPATSRYGSCEATDEFTATLNLTEPSSALLAGLVLPPFSIASPKAIEEGGTDIEQAGDSLSYTGGFGSEVVAGTGPFKFVSWERGESLTLERNDDYWGDAPALDEIIFRPIPDATARLQALQAGEIDAYEGVNAADIGAIEGNGDQVVERPAFNVGYVGFNNKLPIFQNEKIRQAISHALNRQGLLDAAYPEGAQVANQFLPPEQWGYNDSIEGYEYDPELAKQLIADSGETDLTLEFWYPADVSRPYMPDPQAVYESFAADLQAVGFTIVPKTVPWTPDYLQNIQGDGLGQLFLLGWTGDYADPDNFVGTFFRQDRPEFGFTDPTIQGLLNEALAETDQAAREALYQEANQAIYDYIPGVPFVHNQPLLAVAGRVTGYTPSPVSLEDFDLIDIEG from the coding sequence ATGCGTGTGCACCGCAAGGCAGGGCGACTCGTCGCCCTCACCGCCGCCGCAGGGCTGCTCGTCGCAGCCTGTGGCGGCGACGACGCTGGCGAATCGGGTGAGTCCGGCACCGGCGGGAGCGAAGACGGCGGCGGCGACCCGAAGACCTTCATCTTCGGCTCGTCCGAGGACCCCAAGACCCTCGATGCCTCCTACGTCTCGGACGGCGAGTCCCTGCGGGTCATCTACCAGGTCTACGAGACCCTCGTCGCCCTCGAGCCCGGCACCACCAACGTGGTTCCCGGCCTGGCCGAGGACTGGGAGATCAGCCCCGACGGCCTCACCTACACGTTCAACCTGCGCCAGGGCGTGACGTTCCACGACGGCGAGCCGTTCAACGCCGAGGCGGTCTGCTTCAACTTCGACCGCTGGTACAACTTCACCGGCCCGCAGCAGAGCGGCGACGTCAGCTACTACTGGCAGACGGTGTTCGGCGGCTTCGCCACGGCCGACCTCGAGTCCTCGCCGGCCACCAGCCGTTACGGCTCGTGCGAGGCGACCGACGAGTTCACCGCCACGCTGAACCTCACCGAGCCGTCGTCGGCGCTGCTGGCCGGCCTGGTGCTGCCGCCGTTCTCGATCGCCAGCCCGAAGGCCATCGAAGAGGGCGGCACCGACATCGAGCAGGCGGGCGACTCGCTCTCCTACACCGGTGGCTTCGGCAGCGAGGTCGTCGCCGGCACCGGCCCGTTCAAGTTCGTCAGCTGGGAGCGCGGCGAGAGCCTGACGCTCGAGCGCAACGACGACTACTGGGGCGACGCTCCGGCGCTCGACGAGATCATCTTCCGGCCGATCCCCGACGCCACCGCTCGCCTCCAGGCGCTGCAGGCCGGTGAGATCGACGCCTACGAGGGTGTCAACGCCGCCGACATCGGCGCCATCGAGGGCAACGGCGACCAGGTCGTCGAGCGCCCGGCGTTCAACGTCGGCTACGTCGGCTTCAACAACAAGCTGCCGATCTTCCAGAACGAGAAGATCCGCCAGGCCATCTCGCACGCGCTGAACCGGCAGGGTCTGCTCGACGCCGCGTACCCCGAGGGTGCCCAGGTCGCCAACCAGTTCCTCCCGCCGGAGCAGTGGGGCTACAACGACAGCATCGAGGGCTACGAGTACGACCCCGAGCTGGCCAAGCAGCTCATCGCCGACTCGGGCGAGACCGACCTGACGCTCGAGTTCTGGTACCCCGCCGACGTGTCCCGGCCGTACATGCCGGACCCCCAGGCCGTGTACGAGTCCTTTGCCGCCGATCTGCAGGCCGTGGGCTTCACGATCGTCCCGAAGACGGTCCCGTGGACCCCGGATTACCTGCAGAACATCCAGGGCGACGGCCTCGGCCAGCTGTTCCTGCTCGGCTGGACCGGCGACTACGCCGACCCGGACAACTTCGTCGGCACGTTCTTCCGCCAGGACCGGCCGGAGTTCGGTTTCACCGACCCGACCATCCAGGGGCTGCTGAACGAGGCGCTGGCCGAGACCGACCAGGCGGCGCGCGAGGCCCTCTACCAGGAGGCCAACCAGGCGATCTACGACTACATCCCGGGCGTTCCGTTCGTGCACAACCAGCCGCTGCTCGCGGTGGCCGGTCGCGTCACGGGCTACACCCCGTCGCCGGTGAGCCTCGAGGACTTCGACCTCATCGACATCGAGGGCTGA
- a CDS encoding ABC transporter permease subunit: MLRFIVRRLALLVPILLGLSVLLFAWVRALPGGPAYALLGERATPEAVAAIESQLGLDRPLWEQYFQFLGRAVRLDFGASLQTGQPVIEEMLRRFPATIELAVAALLIAVSVGIPLGYLAARRYGTWVDNLAVSGSLLGVTIPIFFLAYILKYIFAVELGWLPTAGRSDPRARADHPTGFYVLDGIVTGNLDASWDAIQHLILPALALASIPLAVIVRITRASVLNVVNEDYVRTAEAKGLLPGTITRRHVLKNAMLPVTTVIGLQLGVLLAGAVLTETVFAFAGVGKFMADGIVQRDFPTIQGFILVIAVIYVVVNMIVDLAYGLLDPRVRVS, from the coding sequence GTGCTGAGATTCATCGTCCGGCGGCTCGCGCTGCTCGTCCCGATCCTGCTGGGCCTGTCGGTCCTGCTCTTCGCCTGGGTTCGGGCACTTCCCGGCGGCCCCGCCTACGCCCTGCTGGGTGAACGCGCAACGCCGGAAGCCGTCGCGGCGATCGAATCGCAGCTCGGCCTGGACCGCCCGCTCTGGGAGCAGTACTTCCAGTTCCTGGGGCGGGCGGTCAGGCTCGACTTCGGCGCGTCGCTCCAGACCGGTCAGCCGGTCATCGAGGAGATGCTGCGCCGCTTCCCGGCAACCATCGAGCTGGCCGTCGCGGCGTTGCTGATCGCCGTCAGCGTCGGGATACCGCTCGGGTACCTGGCGGCGCGGCGGTACGGCACCTGGGTCGACAACCTCGCGGTGTCGGGGTCGCTGCTCGGCGTGACGATCCCGATCTTCTTCCTCGCGTACATCCTCAAGTACATCTTCGCGGTCGAGCTGGGCTGGCTGCCGACGGCCGGCCGGTCCGACCCACGGGCCCGGGCCGACCATCCCACCGGCTTCTACGTGCTGGACGGGATCGTCACCGGCAACCTGGACGCCAGCTGGGACGCCATCCAGCACCTGATCCTGCCGGCGCTGGCGCTCGCGTCCATCCCGCTCGCCGTGATCGTCCGCATCACCAGGGCGTCGGTCCTCAACGTCGTCAACGAGGACTACGTGCGCACCGCCGAGGCCAAGGGGCTGCTGCCGGGCACCATCACCCGGCGGCACGTCCTGAAGAACGCCATGCTGCCGGTGACGACGGTCATCGGCTTGCAGCTGGGTGTCCTGCTGGCCGGCGCGGTGCTCACCGAGACCGTGTTCGCGTTCGCCGGCGTCGGCAAGTTCATGGCCGACGGCATCGTGCAACGCGACTTCCCGACCATTCAGGGGTTCATCCTGGTCATCGCCGTCATCTATGTCGTCGTCAACATGATCGTCGACCTGGCCTACGGGTTGCTCGATCCGCGGGTGAGGGTCTCATGA
- a CDS encoding M6 family metalloprotease domain-containing protein: protein MRAQLIAVAASALLIPALFPQLAGAQGDGPAAPSAAPPIVPIDPQDWDNQYDLTWDDFVPVPGVDWTDPANVPTKDTWRAALVMVDYPNMDFQISQPEGSTIFGTPIGVGDVPREDVPQFYADLLNTPSDLNHGQTLNSYWMEDSYGQYGVDVDSFGPFRMPRNHFEYGNSPYGNAASCPPSFTCNGNYTRDARALYEANVPADIRSQYDLIFYMGAGLDESTAWQVFGEMMFDSPEDVPDEFGPPAEFDPEGVMTNWMPTRYIPWTSWAAGSFTWASAGGGSGNMSESSGTAGFAHEFTHILGLGDNYNGAFAVPAQRTFTGQWDMMSQGSWNGPTGMHTRWKVPADGGSTVGPHHSIRNKLELDLIDTDDIVDLSRTGLASSGLVVAKVRARAAGVNGDELLGVRVTFDGATPLDRTPSCHPSTGGPECMGQANYRNFTLEVVQQLGVDSYTPGNGVLIYKNKTTGSTCGTATCFSWLIDSNPEDIGMVDFYQPDGTPRMVVTGDPRQVNDATFNAGTHSGTDYEWVDEDNRLHFYVIDVEYDEDGVRTYTVAVRSLDGDGPHQRGVALESGEPSRHTPGKAATCTFPLENTGEAAPVDPAAHPSDVTDRVAADVYRLSVSSAGTGWNAELYNELATSGFGDTVEVPVYVTRTPGAVREATVTLTATSESDPSKTATATCVVDVSSTTVRR from the coding sequence GTGCGAGCGCAGCTGATCGCCGTGGCCGCGTCCGCGCTGCTCATTCCGGCACTCTTTCCCCAGCTGGCCGGCGCCCAGGGGGACGGCCCCGCCGCCCCTTCCGCTGCCCCGCCGATCGTGCCGATCGACCCGCAGGACTGGGACAACCAGTACGACCTCACCTGGGACGACTTCGTCCCGGTGCCGGGCGTCGACTGGACCGACCCGGCCAACGTGCCCACCAAGGACACCTGGCGGGCCGCCTTGGTCATGGTCGACTACCCGAACATGGACTTCCAGATCAGCCAGCCGGAGGGCTCGACCATCTTCGGCACGCCGATCGGGGTCGGCGACGTCCCCCGCGAGGATGTCCCGCAGTTCTACGCCGACCTGCTGAACACGCCGAGCGACCTCAACCACGGCCAGACGCTGAACTCGTACTGGATGGAGGACTCCTACGGCCAGTACGGCGTCGACGTCGACTCCTTCGGCCCGTTCCGGATGCCGCGCAACCACTTCGAGTACGGCAACTCGCCCTACGGCAACGCCGCGAGCTGCCCGCCGTCGTTCACCTGCAACGGCAACTACACCCGCGACGCGCGCGCTCTCTACGAGGCGAACGTGCCGGCGGACATCCGCAGCCAGTACGACCTGATCTTCTACATGGGCGCCGGCCTCGACGAGTCGACCGCCTGGCAGGTGTTCGGCGAGATGATGTTCGACTCGCCCGAGGACGTGCCGGACGAGTTCGGCCCGCCGGCCGAGTTCGACCCCGAGGGCGTCATGACGAACTGGATGCCCACCCGCTACATCCCGTGGACCTCGTGGGCGGCCGGCTCGTTCACCTGGGCCAGTGCCGGCGGCGGCAGCGGCAACATGTCGGAGTCGTCCGGCACCGCCGGCTTCGCGCACGAGTTCACCCACATCCTGGGTCTCGGCGACAACTACAACGGCGCGTTCGCGGTACCGGCGCAGCGCACGTTCACCGGCCAGTGGGACATGATGAGCCAGGGCTCGTGGAACGGGCCCACCGGCATGCATACCCGCTGGAAGGTCCCGGCCGACGGCGGCTCCACCGTCGGGCCGCACCACAGCATCCGCAACAAGCTCGAGCTCGATCTCATCGACACCGACGACATCGTGGACCTCAGCCGTACCGGGCTGGCGTCCTCCGGGCTCGTGGTGGCGAAGGTGCGGGCCCGGGCGGCCGGCGTGAACGGCGACGAGCTGCTGGGCGTGCGGGTCACCTTCGACGGCGCCACCCCGCTGGACCGCACGCCGTCGTGCCACCCGTCGACGGGCGGGCCGGAGTGCATGGGCCAGGCGAACTACCGCAACTTCACCCTCGAGGTGGTCCAGCAGCTCGGCGTCGACTCCTACACCCCAGGCAACGGCGTGCTGATCTACAAGAACAAGACCACCGGCAGCACCTGCGGCACGGCGACCTGCTTCTCGTGGCTGATCGACTCCAACCCCGAGGACATCGGGATGGTCGACTTCTACCAGCCCGACGGCACCCCGCGCATGGTCGTCACCGGTGACCCGCGCCAGGTCAACGACGCCACGTTCAACGCCGGCACGCACTCGGGCACCGACTACGAGTGGGTCGACGAGGACAACCGGCTGCACTTCTACGTCATCGACGTCGAGTACGACGAGGACGGCGTGCGCACGTACACCGTCGCCGTCCGCTCGCTCGACGGCGACGGCCCGCACCAGCGCGGCGTCGCCCTCGAGTCGGGGGAGCCGAGCCGGCACACCCCGGGCAAGGCGGCGACCTGCACGTTCCCGCTGGAGAACACCGGCGAGGCGGCGCCCGTCGACCCCGCCGCGCACCCGAGCGACGTCACCGACCGCGTGGCGGCCGACGTCTACCGGCTGTCGGTGAGCTCGGCGGGCACCGGCTGGAACGCCGAGCTGTACAACGAGCTCGCGACGAGCGGGTTCGGCGACACGGTCGAGGTGCCCGTCTACGTCACCCGCACTCCGGGCGCGGTGCGGGAGGCCACGGTCACCCTGACCGCCACCTCCGAGAGCGACCCGTCGAAGACGGCGACGGCGACCTGCGTGGTCGACGTCTCGTCGACGACGGTCCGCCGCTGA